One segment of Neodiprion fabricii isolate iyNeoFabr1 chromosome 1, iyNeoFabr1.1, whole genome shotgun sequence DNA contains the following:
- the LOC124181392 gene encoding histone-lysine N-methyltransferase, H3 lysine-79 specific isoform X1, which translates to MELRLHSPAGAEPIIYQWPLTSGSGSDRHDGAVDVVETMRWVCEDLPDLKIPLENNILCNYDMHNFESMKNLCDKFNRAIDSRVQLEKGTSLPMQRLNKRPSRGLLRHVLQQTYNQAVVEPDKLNQYEPFSPEVYGETSYELVCQMIDQIDVTDDDVFVDLGSGVGQVVLQMAAATACKICIGVERADVPSKYAQSMEYNFRKWLSWYGKRCGEYRLVKGDFLADEHRESITGATIVFVNNFAFGPTVDHQLKERFADLRDGARIVSSKSFCPLNFRITDRNLSDIGTIMHVSEMSPLKGSVSWTGKPVSYYLHVIDRTKLERYFHRLKNNKTGAIDMEHSDSVISITASNSSRTSSRGGERGDRAKRDLSRQLDSPNHSEQLGTNSDSDLEENSIKNRRQPSKLGRKLNRKATNGVSRPPPRGRQRGRGVKKTKPKKAINISGLDLLHSQTLLSTSPQALGKKPPPAPGCVDQHLSSLSLALQPHSTSVHEELSIPAAPSATPYALQILLDLYRDQFMAMLESMRTPTYRVSVNTDIAKERERNSKLQSRAAQLEKQIKVLIDDSVALLKARMTELGINATSPGDLLAKAKEIVMRHKQLQAKASKLQAQVSSMEAEQSRLTAIRHQELQEKYNNHTNTNSVSNPPQSLTQDYILKEISTTLSQRKRLHSQVSKLQHELSVLERASNEKPSVPIIQQQQREVVGSKHQQNQHEPLQNKTGSSRKSREGRSRSQEWPDVPDIAKIQENNPEILAQKILETGRQIEAGRIPNRPSTTTAPTARARLPQATLSFSSPSASMQSQVNVRDSCNKAQEPPRVANFEDRLKSIITSVLNEDQQNRSKQLQLQVQQMQQQAEPERKRVALPQNVTTPDYTQVSPAKLALRRHLSQERLSSHLTTSERSVIDTRQSTHDDRITRGTGVGNGGTTGGGGGGGGAGGGGGGGSNGGAGGGMLGTRTIGDLVSGEIERTLEISNQTIINAAVDMSVMARAEAVYSPISRPASAEGDAGLATLAHVASYAPTPTPTTSSTPITATRSSVLYTPTTQPQRYTPVQLPRADIKPYHESYFTDNPSQVPTQSHPSLPIQSSQAATNGELLPVEGLAASLHARILNNHNTSTSSVKSEPTVVSSRSRYQPYPRYASGNSSSNGSAALSQSHSVVSIKTETPISSVSTSGAPLSPLLEPHSNTSTPLVDEPQMTTQRQRNAAGDDDGEADWQDRITSGFDRLVAFASTELDKRRRSTEGVNTSPDSGLGSDSTVTGPPPIVPSPDEALGPPRTPSPTSPRPPNPPTNSNISSVPLKYQRQQPDPERHHFKKKFFHRDWNNSGGTSKFRPKGKDWDWHNSGQWPPNGDQS; encoded by the exons atggaattacGGTTGCATTCTCCGGCTGGAGCTGAACCCATTATCTATCAGTGGCCTCTTACCTCTGGGTCAGGATCA GATCGACACGATGGAGCCGTTGATGTTGTGGAAACAATGCGATGGGTTTGCGAGGATCTACCCGACTTGAAAATTCCTctggaaaataatattctctGTAACTATGATATGCATAATTTTGAgagcatgaaaaatttatgcGACAAATTTAACAGAGCTATCGATAGTCGGGTTCAGTTG GAAAAAGGTACTAGTCTGCCAATGCAACGACTGAATAAAAGACCTAGCAGAGGCCTGCTTCGTCATGTACTTCAGCAGACGTATAATCAAGCGGTAGTGGAGCCAGACAAATTAAATCAGTATGAACCCTTTTCGCCAGAAGTCTATGGAGAAACGAGTTATGAACTTGTCTGCCAAATGATTGATCAAATTGATGTTACCGACGACGACGTATTTGTTGACCTAGGTTCTGGAGTTGGTCAGGTAGTTCTTCAAATGGCTGCTGCTACCGCATGTAAAATTTGCATTGGTGTCGAAAGAGCCGATGTACCATCCAAATATGCACAG agCATGGAGTATAATTTTCGCAAGTGGTTAAGCTGGTATGGTAAGCGATGCGGAGAGTATCGGTTGGTTAAAGGAGACTTTCTTGCTGATGAACACCGTGAGAGTATAACAGGAGCCACAATAGtttttgtaaacaattttGCTTTTGGTCCGACTGTAGATCACCAGTTAAAAGAGCGGTTCGCTGACTTGAGAGATGGAGCAAGGATTGTTTCATCAAAGTCTTTTTGCCCGCTAAACTTTCGTATTACCGATCGTAATCTTAGTG ataTAGGAACAATAATGCATGTGTCAGAGATGTCACCCTTGAAAGGATCTGTGTCATGGACTGGTAAACCTGTGTCGTATTATCTCCATGTTATTGATAGAACAAAACTAGAGAGATATTTTCATCGACTGAAGAATAACAAGACAGGGGCAATTGACATGGAACACTCTGATTCTGTGATAAGCATCACTGCCAGCAATAGTAGTAGAACATCAAGTAGAGGTGGTGAGAGGGGCGACAGAGCCAAAAGAGATCTTTCTAGGCAACTTGACAGCCCTAATCACTCTGAACAGTTAGGTACAAACAGTGATTCTGATTTAGAAGAAAATAGTATAAAGAATCGCCGACAGCCTTCTAAGCTtggtagaaaattaaatcgaaAAGCCACCAATGGAGTCTCCAGGCCTCCACCAAGAGGTCGACAAAGAGGTAGAGGCGTAAAGAAAACTAAACCTAAAAAGGCTATCAATATTTCGGGATTAGATTTACTACACAGCCAAACACTGCTTAGTACATCGCCTCAAGCACTTGGAAAAAAACCACCTCCGGCACCTGGATGTGTCGATCAACAcctttcttccctttctcttGCTCTTCAGCCACATTCTACCTCTGTTCATGAAGAACTCAGTATACCTGCAGCCCCTTCTGCCACCCCTTATGCTCTTCAGATTCTTCTCGATCTTTATAG GGACCAATTTATGGCAATGTTAGAATCGATGAGAACACCAACGTACCGAGTATCAGTAAATACAGACATTGCGAAAGAAcgagaaagaaattcaaaactgCAATCAAGAGCTGCACAGCTTGAAAAACAGATAAAAGTATTGATTGATGACAGCGTAGCATTATTAAAAGCTCGGATGACAGAATTAGGAATAAATGCTACATCACCTGGTGATTTGTTAGCTAAGGCCAAGGAGATTGTCATGAGACATAAGCAATTACAAGCCAAAGCGAGTAAGCTTCAAGCCCAAGTGTCATCTATGGAGGCTGAACAGTCTAGACTCACAGCTATAAGGCATCAGGAGCTGCAAGAAAAGTACAATAATCATACCAACACCAATAGTGTTTCAAATCCACCACAATCTCTCACGCAAGACtatattttgaaagaaatttcaaccACATTATCGCAGCGCAAGAGGCTGCATTCCCAG GTGTCAAAACTACAACATGAATTGAGTGTGCTAGAGCGTGCGAGTAATGAGAAACCATCAGTACCGATAATTCAACAGCAGCAGCGAGAAGTGGTTGGATCCAAACATCAACAAAATCAGCACGAACCACTACAAAACAAGACTGGATCATCACGGAAAAGTAGAGAAGGACGATCTAGGTCCCAGGAATGGCCTGATGTTCCTGATATAGCAAAGATTCAGGAGAATAATCCTGAAATTTTAGCCCAAAAAATCTTAGAAACAGGGAGACAAATAGAAGCTGGTAGAATACCAAATAGACCAAGTACAACTACAGCACCCACTGCCAGGGCAAGACTGCCTCAAGCTACTCTCAGCTTCTCTTCTCCCTCTGCTTCCATGCAATCTCAAGTTAATGTCAGAGATTCGTGTAACAAAGCCCAAGAACCTCCGAGAGTAGCTAATTTTGAAGATAGATTGAAAAGTATCATTACAAGTGTTCTAAACGAGGATCAGCAGAATAGAAGTAAACAGTTACAGCTTCAAGTACAACAGATGCAGCAGCAAGCTGAGCCAGAGAGAAAACGTGTTGCACTGCCACAGAATGTCACTACTCCTGATTACACACAG GTTTCTCCGGCAAAGTTGGCACTTCGAAGACATCTGTCTCAGGAGCGACTGTCCTCTCATTTAACCACATCAGAAAGATCTGTGATCGATACTCGACAATCTACACACGATGATCGAATCACCAGAGGAACAGGAGTAGGAAATGGAGGTACAACTggcggagggggaggaggaggaggagccGGAGGAGGAGGTGGTGGCGGCAGCAATGGAGGGGCTGGTGGAGGAATGCTTGGCACACGGACAATTGGCGATCTAGTGAGTGGCGAGATTGAGCGAACACTTGAGATATCAAATCAAACTATTATTAATGCTGCGGTCGACATGAGCGTTATGGCCCGAGCAGAAGCAGTCTATTCTCCAATTAGTAGACCCGCAAGTGCCGAAGGTGATGCAGGACTAGCAACTTTGGCACATGTTGCCAGCTACGCTCCTACTCCGACTCCAACTACTAGTTCTACCCCTATTACTGCCACACGGTCATCCGTATTATACACCCCCACCACGCAACCTCAGAG GTATACGCCAGTCCAGCTTCCCAGAGCAGATATCAAGCCTTACCATGAGTCTTACTTTACTGACAATCCATCCCAAGTCCCCACACAGTCACACCCTTCTCTCCCAATCCAATCGTCTCAAGCAGCTACCAATGGAGAATTGCTGCCTGTGGAGGGGTTGGCTGCTTCTCTGCATGCGCGGATACTGAATAACCACAATACCAGCACTAGTAGTGTTAAAAGTGAACCAACTGTTGTTAGCAGTCGAAG TAGGTATCAACCTTACCCACGTTACGCAAGTGGAAATAGCAGTAGTAATGGCAGCGCTGCACTGTCGCAGTCACATTCGGTAGTATCGATCAAAACTGAAACACCAATTTCATCTGTAAGCACAAGTGGTGCTCCTCTGAGCCCGTTGTTGGAACCTCATTCTAATACGTCTACACCTCTGGTTGACGAACCACAAATGACAACACAGAGGCAAAGAAATGCAGCAGGGGATGATG ATGGAGAAGCTGATTGGCAGGACCGAATCACCTCAGGGTTCGACAGATTGGTTGCATTCGCCTCCACTGAATTGGACAAGCGTAGGAGGTCCACCGAAGGAGTAAATACCAGCCCAGACAGCGGTTTGGGGTCCGATAGTACAGTTACTGGTCCCCCACCAATAGTTCCCTCTCCTGATGAGGCTCTTGGCCCTCCACGGACACCTTCACCGACAAGTCCACGTCCTCCAAATCCTCCGACTAATAGCAATATTTCTTCGGTCCCTCTCAAATACCAGCGACAGCAACCTGATCCTGAACGGCAtcactttaaaaaaaagtttttccacAGAGATTGGAATAATTCAGGGGGGACAAGTAAGTTTCGTCCCAAAGGAAAAGACTGGGACTGGCATAATTCTGGGCAATGGCCCCCTAATGGTGATCAGTCCTAA